Part of the Acidobacteriota bacterium genome is shown below.
CGGGCGACTTCCACTTCGGCGCGCAGCACATCTGACTGCGGCGCCGTGCCGGCGGAGTAGCGGGCGTTCGCGGCCGCCACGACGTCACGCGCGAACGCGATCTGTTCCGAGAGCAACACCTGGGTGCGCTGCCGCTCCTGCAGCATCAGGAATGCGGTTGCCGCCTGCAGCCCGACGTCCAGGCCGGCACGGCCTGTCTCGGCACGAAGCCGTTCGATGTCCGCGAGCGTAGAGGTACGCCGATGACCGCGGATGCCCGAGAGCGGAATCTGCTGTTCGAAGGTGACGCTGACGTTCGCCCCGCCCCACATGAAGGGCAGGTGGTCCAGGGACGGCGACACCATCGGATCCTGGAGCGCCGACACGATTGCCGGCCGCTGCTCCGCGGCCCGGGTCCGTGCTCGCGCGGCATCGATCTCCGCCCGTCGCTCGCCGGCGATGCGCACGACGTCGACGAGTCGGAGGGGCGTCGGCAACGCGACCTGGGTCTGCGCGGCCCCGAGGGACCCATGGGCGCGCAGGCGCGAATGGTCCCCCGGCTCGCCCCGCACGATGAACTGACGGACTTCCGCCTCGTTCAGCAACGCGGGTTGCGGGCCTCGAGCAATCAGGTTTGATGCGGGGGGCAGTGTCGCCAGGGTCACAAGAACTGCAAGTCGTACAAGAAGCGTCTTCATGACAAACCTCTCTGATGACAAACGTCATCGAACAACGGCCAGTCGACGTCAGTCCCATGTGACCGTGCGTCACGTAGAACCGGTGCCGAACTTGTTTGCGGAGTAGCCGAGGGCCGCGAGTTGCAGTCACACAACGGGACTGCGTGCGGCCGAGAGGGGTATCAGATGCGGAGAGGTGTAGTCTGCGGTTGGTTCAGATCGGACGGCGGTCGTCCCCGGTTCCAGACCGGGACGAGGCCCGTCGCGGTAGGAATGATCTGGAACCGTGCGGTCAGGACAACCGCGCCCCCATCTGGCGCTGGCGCGCCTCGGGGGTCTTCCTTCAGCAGACCGGCCGGCCCCTGAACCGAGTCGTCACAGGAATCGTCGCTGCTGACGCTCGCGGCGCCGCCATTGTTCTCGTGGTGGCAGCCGTTCTCTGCGGCCACCTGAGGATCGCACCACGCCTTGCAGAACAGCGAGACACTGGGCCCGCCGGCAAACAGCAACACGACGGTCAGGATGGTTGCGCGAAACACGACAAGCTCTCACGCCCTCCATAGCAAGAACGGCACCGGTTCGGTAAGCCTCGGATCTGCGCCCAGAATCGCAGGCAAGACGGACCCACGACTGGCGGTGCCGGGAGACCGGCGGCTTTTCACCCATGAGCGCCGAAAATCCCGCAGGGGTTCCTCCGGGGTTGCCGAGCGGTCATCAGCTGGACTGGTCCTGTTGCCGCTCGTCAAGAACTGACCAGGGGTTCTGTTCGATGAAGAGTGACCAGCG
Proteins encoded:
- a CDS encoding TolC family protein, with product MKTLLVRLAVLVTLATLPPASNLIARGPQPALLNEAEVRQFIVRGEPGDHSRLRAHGSLGAAQTQVALPTPLRLVDVVRIAGERRAEIDAARARTRAAEQRPAIVSALQDPMVSPSLDHLPFMWGGANVSVTFEQQIPLSGIRGHRRTSTLADIERLRAETGRAGLDVGLQAATAFLMLQERQRTQVLLSEQIAFARDVVAAANARYSAGTAPQSDVLRAEVEVAR